A stretch of Glandiceps talaboti chromosome 18, keGlaTala1.1, whole genome shotgun sequence DNA encodes these proteins:
- the LOC144449525 gene encoding small ribosomal subunit protein mS23-like, with translation MAGLSRLEKLGTVFTRTRNLIRAGVITEKNKPVWFDVMQAFPPIEEPLFHRKTDQTPLKQILYPEDTIRAKFYEVYGSQGSLDLNKHSTVQRTSCYRFIQKYEELEIQGNVSEDQLFEATADALRQEGLLLRKRKQYQTLADQVHISEEQNMKRVRQQPIVNVDIGDMIKKAIAMSQKAEHADSDETFPAETKPVDETQNKDS, from the exons ATGGCGGGGCTCAGTAGACTTGAAAAGCTCGGCACAGTTTTCACCCG GACGAGGAATTTAATACGTGCTGGTGTAATCACAGAAAAGAACAAACcagtatggtttgatgttatgCAAGCATTTCCTCCCATAGAAGAACCTCTGTTCCATAGAAAAACTGATCAAACTCCATTGAAACAAATATTGTATCCTGAAGATACGATTAGAGC CAAATTTTACGAAGTGTATGGTAGTCAAGGTTCATTGGACTTGaataaacacagtacagtacaaagaACTTCATGTTATAG ATTTATACAAAAATATGAAGAGCTTGAAATACAAGGAAATGTTTCAGAGGACCAGTTGTTTGAGGCAACAGCTGATGCACTGCGTCAGGAAGGACTTTTGTTAAGGAAACGAAAACAATACCAAACACTG GCTGATCAAGTACATATATCAGAAGAACAAAATATGAAGAGAGTCCGACAACAACCCATCGTAAATGTTGACATTGGCGACATGATTAAAAAGGCAATTGCAATGTCACAGAAAGCAGAGCATGCTGACAGTGACGAGACTTTTCCAGCTGAAACGAAGCCAGTTGATGAAACGCAGAATAAGGACTCATAG
- the LOC144449425 gene encoding D-aspartate oxidase-like — protein MLSLLCKVTRTGVSVFGRTTRLSVNLKVNFAATMAPVKVCVVGAGVVGLSTAVNVIESISNVDVTLIADKLSPDTTGDGAAGITGPRPFSFGDTDKAMQRKWFEESNHHFETLMKSQYADVCGVQYLSGYLLDHDPDIQKSLPWLDLMYNVQQLSEKELKKLFPDSRNALFFTMITCDCRRYLPFLMKRFEGRGGHFIQKHLGKLDELAGQYDVIVNCTGIGAHQLVNDDTLQPARGQAIRVHAPWIKHFTYTNTGPSYYVVPGVDDVYLGGTFDYGNWSKEVNEKDKQTIYETCCKMVPSLRRAKWKYDWVGLRPIRPVVRVEKEIMKIGDSHMKVVHNYGHGPKGICYSWGSAIQATQLVKEILSEQRPNARL, from the exons ATGTTATCATTGTTATGTAAGGTTACGAGGACAGGTGTCAGTGTTTTCGGACGTACGACACGTCTGTCTGTCAATTTAAAAGTTAACTTTGCAGCCACCATGGCTCCTGTAAAAGTGTGTGTCGTTGGAGCTGGTGTAGTTGGACTGTCCACAGCTGTAAATGTGATCGAATCTATTTCAAATGTTGACGTGACTTTGATCGCTGATAAACTTAGTCCAGACACCACGGGTGACGGTGCAGCTGGTATAACGGGACCGAGACCATTTTCTTTTGGAGACACCGACAAGGCTATGCAAAG GAAATGGTTCGAAGAGTCAAACCACCATTTTGAAACATTGATGAAATCACAGTATGCAGATGTTTGTGGTGTACAATATTTAAGTGGATACTTACTGGACCATGACCCTGACATTCAGAAG TCACTACCATGGTTGGATTTGATGTACAACGTTCAACAACTGAGTGAAAAAGAGCTGAAGAAGCTATTTCCAGATTCCAG AAATGCTTTATTCTTTACCATGATAACTTGTGATTGTAGAAGATATTTGCCATTCTTAATGAAAAG ATTTGAAGGAAGGGGAGGACACTTCATACAAAAACACCTTGGAAAGCTTGATGAG ttAGCAGGTCAGTATGATGTTATTGTCAACTGTACTGGTATTGGTGCCCATCAACTTGTCAATGATGACACACTGCAACCAGCACGAGGACAAGCCATAAGG GTCCATGCTCCATGGATAAAGCATTTTACGTACACCAACACTGGCCCAAGTTATTATGTTGTGCCTGG AGTTGATGATGTGTATTTAGGGGGTACATTTGACTATGGAAACTGGAGTAAAGAAGTGAATgagaaagacaaacaaacaatatatgaaaCATGTTGCAAGATGGTACCAAGTCTGAGA CGTGCCAAATGGAAGTATGACTGGGTTGGTCTGAGACCAATTAGGCCCGTGGTTAGAGTGGAGAAAGAAATCATGAAAATAGGAGACTCACATATGAAG gTTGTTCATAACTATGGTCACGGTCCAAAGGGTATCTGCTACAGCTGGGGATCTGCAATACAAGCAACACAACTTGTAAAGGAGATATTGTCTGAACAACGTCCAAATGCTAGACTCTGA
- the LOC144449159 gene encoding CUE domain-containing protein 1-like isoform X2 produces MAMAPESQPASSGKSKKSRFRRSSSGQPGNTTANNMVSVPSRQLEFTQAMSDFKTMFPKMDNDVIEAVLRANNGAVDATIDQLLVMNVDMSQEENRRGLPDDALPPEVFEPTSDDDEPPPAYTPHVDQSTVNMPGMSPPYTPHPEMTVPPSPVAVQGTPPTRPYRNWNPPLLGSLPDDFLRVGSSSTPPPATSQPTSMVTAQLQKQLEINRQQCSEIDQDDLELKQQLADEKLAIMLQNEEFMRELQANPEFLSSLERDQSSGGGVSMSSNTQLGMPSYHGGAVGAGAAHSSSSHGTQADDADFKDKLSHMGKSTKKKFSQLAKKFQRRKKKSSKHNLQESAAAPSTANLLDNFEDDDEDDSDDDDVLQRRERNSQADDRQLPSYQISQQSPYRGETVLTLSNDTSRNEAIV; encoded by the exons ATGGCGATGGCACCAGAATCACAACCTGCCAGTTCAGGTAAAAGTAAGAAGAGCCGATTCCGTCGCAGTTCAAGTGGTCAGCCTGGTAACACTACAGCTAATAATATGGTATCTGTACCTAGCAGACAATTGGAATTTACACAAGCTATGTCAGACTTCAAG ACTATGTTTCCCAAGATGGACAATGATGTTATTGAGGCTGTTTTGAGAGCCAATAATGGTGCTGTAGATGCTACAATCGATCAATTACTCGTCATGAATGTAGATATGTCGCAGGAAGAGAATCGACGAGGATTGCCAGATGATGCGCTACCACCTGAA GTATTTGAACCTACTTCAGATGATGATGAACCACCCCCAGCCTACACCCCCCACGTAGATCAGAGTACAGTCAACATGCCAGGAATGTCACCACCCTATACTCCACATCCAGAGATGACAGTACCCCCATCACCCGTAGCAGTGCAAGGTACACCGCCGACAAGACCATACAGGAATTGGAATCCCCCATTATTAGGTTCATTACCTGATGATTTCCTCAGAGTGGGTTCATCCTCAACTCCTCCACCAGCTACATCACAACCAACG TCAATGGTAACAGCACAGTTACAGAAACAGTTGGAAATAAACAGACAGCAGTGCAGTGAGATTGATCAAGATGATTTAGAACTAAAACAACAATTAGCAGATGAAAAATTGGCGATAATGTTACAGAATGAAGAATTTATGAGAGAGTTACAAGCTAATCCTGAATTTCTCTCCTCACTTGAAAGAG ATCAAAGTTCTGGTGGTGGCGTTTCCATGTCTTCTAATACTCAGCTTGGCATGCCATCGTACCATGGGGGCGCTGTTGGTGCTGGTGCTGCTCACAGTAGCAGTTCACATGGAACTCAGGCAGATGATGCTGATTTCAAAGACAAACTATCTCATATGGGAAAAT caaccaagaAAAAGTTCAGTCAGTTGGCCAAGAAGTTTCAAAGGAGAAAGAAGAAGAGTTCAAAACACAA TTTACAAGAATCAGCAGCGGCGCCCTCTACCGCCAATCTTCTAGACAactttgaagatgatgatgaagatgacagtgatgatgacgatgtccTCCAAAGAAGAGAAAGAAACTCCCAG GCTGATGACAGACAACTACCAAGCTACCAAATAAGTCAACAGTCGCCGTATCGTGGTGAAACCGTACTCACCTTGAGCAACGACACATCCAGAAATGAAGCAATAGTATAA
- the LOC144449159 gene encoding CUE domain-containing protein 1-like isoform X1, producing MAMAPESQPASSGKSKKSRFRRSSSGQPGNTTANNMVSVPSRQLEFTQAMSDFKTMFPKMDNDVIEAVLRANNGAVDATIDQLLVMNVDMSQEENRRGLPDDALPPEVFEPTSDDDEPPPAYTPHVDQSTVNMPGMSPPYTPHPEMTVPPSPVAVQGTPPTRPYRNWNPPLLGSLPDDFLRVGSSSTPPPATSQPTSMVTAQLQKQLEINRQQCSEIDQDDLELKQQLADEKLAIMLQNEEFMRELQANPEFLSSLERDQSSGGGVSMSSNTQLGMPSYHGGAVGAGAAHSSSSHGTQADDADFKDKLSHMGKSTKKKFSQLAKKFQRRKKKSSKHNLQESAAAPSTANLLDNFEDDDEDDSDDDDVLQRRERNSQHRAGRGNTEPIIFYQEDENFALYTEADDRQLPSYQISQQSPYRGETVLTLSNDTSRNEAIV from the exons ATGGCGATGGCACCAGAATCACAACCTGCCAGTTCAGGTAAAAGTAAGAAGAGCCGATTCCGTCGCAGTTCAAGTGGTCAGCCTGGTAACACTACAGCTAATAATATGGTATCTGTACCTAGCAGACAATTGGAATTTACACAAGCTATGTCAGACTTCAAG ACTATGTTTCCCAAGATGGACAATGATGTTATTGAGGCTGTTTTGAGAGCCAATAATGGTGCTGTAGATGCTACAATCGATCAATTACTCGTCATGAATGTAGATATGTCGCAGGAAGAGAATCGACGAGGATTGCCAGATGATGCGCTACCACCTGAA GTATTTGAACCTACTTCAGATGATGATGAACCACCCCCAGCCTACACCCCCCACGTAGATCAGAGTACAGTCAACATGCCAGGAATGTCACCACCCTATACTCCACATCCAGAGATGACAGTACCCCCATCACCCGTAGCAGTGCAAGGTACACCGCCGACAAGACCATACAGGAATTGGAATCCCCCATTATTAGGTTCATTACCTGATGATTTCCTCAGAGTGGGTTCATCCTCAACTCCTCCACCAGCTACATCACAACCAACG TCAATGGTAACAGCACAGTTACAGAAACAGTTGGAAATAAACAGACAGCAGTGCAGTGAGATTGATCAAGATGATTTAGAACTAAAACAACAATTAGCAGATGAAAAATTGGCGATAATGTTACAGAATGAAGAATTTATGAGAGAGTTACAAGCTAATCCTGAATTTCTCTCCTCACTTGAAAGAG ATCAAAGTTCTGGTGGTGGCGTTTCCATGTCTTCTAATACTCAGCTTGGCATGCCATCGTACCATGGGGGCGCTGTTGGTGCTGGTGCTGCTCACAGTAGCAGTTCACATGGAACTCAGGCAGATGATGCTGATTTCAAAGACAAACTATCTCATATGGGAAAAT caaccaagaAAAAGTTCAGTCAGTTGGCCAAGAAGTTTCAAAGGAGAAAGAAGAAGAGTTCAAAACACAA TTTACAAGAATCAGCAGCGGCGCCCTCTACCGCCAATCTTCTAGACAactttgaagatgatgatgaagatgacagtgatgatgacgatgtccTCCAAAGAAGAGAAAGAAACTCCCAG CAT AGAGCTGGCAGGGGCAACACAGAGCCCATAATATTCTACCAGGAGGATGAAAACTTTGCATTATATacagag GCTGATGACAGACAACTACCAAGCTACCAAATAAGTCAACAGTCGCCGTATCGTGGTGAAACCGTACTCACCTTGAGCAACGACACATCCAGAAATGAAGCAATAGTATAA